In Ailuropoda melanoleuca isolate Jingjing chromosome X, ASM200744v2, whole genome shotgun sequence, a single genomic region encodes these proteins:
- the F8 gene encoding coagulation factor VIII isoform X9 codes for MAPTKDEFDCKAWAYFSDVDLEKDVHSGLIGPLLICRSNTLNPAHGRQVTVQEFALFFTIFDETKSWYFTENLERNCRAPCNIQKEDPSLQENYRFHAINGYVMDTLPGLVMAQDQKIRWYLLSMGSNENIHSIHFSGHVFTVRKKEEYKMAVYNLYPGVFETVEMLPSKVGIWRIECLIGEHLQAGMSTLFLVYSKKCQTPLGMASGHIRDFQITASGQYGQWAPKLARLHYSGSINAWSTKDPFSWIKVDLLAPMIIHSIMTQGARQKFSSLYISQFIVMYSLDGKKWQSYRGNSTGTLMVFFANVDSSGIKHNIFNPPIIARYIRLHPTHYSIRSTLRMELMGCDLNSCSMPLGMENKAIADAQITASSYLNSMFATWSPSQARLHLQGRTNAWRPQANNPNEWLQVDFQKTMKVTGITTQGVKSLLTSMYVKEFLIASSQDGHNWTLFLQNGKVKVFQGNQDSFTPVVNSVDPPLLTRYLRIYPQTWARQIALRLEVLGCEAQQLS; via the exons ATGGCACCCACTAAAGATGAGTTTGACTGCAAAGCCTGGGCTTATTTTTCTGATGTTGATCTG GAGAAAGATGTGCACTCAGGCTTGATTGGACCCCTTCTGATCTGCCGCAGTAACACACTGAACCCTGCTCATGGGAGACAAGTGACAGTGCAGGAATTTGCtctgtttttcactatttttgATGAGACTAAGAGCTGGTACTTCACTGAAAACCTGGAAAGGAACTGCAGAGCTCCTTGCAATATCCAGAAGGAGGATCCCAGTCTTCAAGAAAATTACCGCTTCCATG CAATCAATGGCTATGTGATGGATACACTACCTGGCTTAGTAATGGCTCAGGATCAAAAGATTCGATGGTATCTGCTCAGCATGGGCAGCAATGAAAACATCCATTCTATTCATTTCAGTGGACATGTGTTCACTGTACGGAAAAAagaggaatataaaatggcagtCTACAACCTCTATCCAG GTGTTTTTGAGACCGTGGAAATGCTACCATCCAAAGTTGGAATCTGGCGGATAGAATGCCTTATTGGGGAGCACCTGCAGGCTGGGATGAGCACTCTGTTTCTGGTGTACAGCAAGA AGTGTCAGACTCCACTGGGAATGGCTTCTGGGCACATTAGAGATTTTCAGATTACAGCTTCAGGACAATATG GACAGTGGGCCCCAAAGCTGGCCAGACTTCATTATTCCGGATCAATCAATGCCTGGAGCACCAAGGATCCCTTTTCCTGGATCAAG GTGGATCTGTTGGCACCGATGATTATTCACAGCATCATGACCCAGGGTGCCCGTCAGAAGTTCTCCAGCCTCTACATCTCCCAGTTTATCGTCATGTACAGTCTTGATGGAAAGAAGTGGCAGAGTTATCGAGGGAATTCCACTGGGACCTTAATG GTCTTCTTTGCCAATGTGGATTCATCTGGGAtaaaacacaatatttttaaCCCTCCAATTATTGCTCGGTACATCCGTTTGCACCCAACACATTACAGCATCCGCAGCACTCTTCGCATGGAGCTGATGGGCTGTGATTTAAACA GTTGCAGCATGCCACTGGGAATGGAGAATAAAGCAATAGCGGACGCCCAGATTACTGCCTCATCCTACTTAAACAGTATGTTTGCCACGTGGTCTCCTTCACAAGCCCGACTGCACCTCCAGGGGAGGACTAATGCCTGGAGACCTCAG GCAAATAATCCAAATGAGTGGCTGCAAGTGGACTTCCAGAAGACAATGAAAGTCACAGGAATAACCACCCAGGGGGTGAAATCTCTCCTTACCAGCATGTATGTGAAGGAGTTCCTCATCGCCAGTAGTCAAGATGGCCATAACTGGACTCTTTTTCTTCAGAACGGCAAAGTAAAG